DNA sequence from the Drosophila sechellia strain sech25 chromosome 3L, ASM438219v1, whole genome shotgun sequence genome:
GTGCTGCCGCTTGACTGATCTGTCACCTTTGTGAATGCGACTTGCAGTAATTCCTAAATTGTTTAGCAAAAGTGGAGAAGGGAAACGAGGAAGCTAGCGACTTCTTGACCATAATGGCGAAGGCAGTGACAGTGAGGGCCAAATGCAGCCGTACAAGTGCAATGACTGTCATGCTCGATGGCCAAACTGTAGGACTAGGCACATACTTACTGCATAGTGGTGCTGCCAGGGGGAaacaaaaacatcaacaaAGCCAGCACATGGCGAGCAactatttttatgatttttccGCATAAAAATTTTAGTTGTGCGGCGGCGGCAAAGAATGCGCCGATGATGATGTTGGTGAAGTCGGGGGCGAAGGCGATGGCGTTGAGCCGTGCCATTTACAAGTGCAGATTTCTGCCGCCAGCAACACGcccaatgaaaatattttccccAGCATTCCGGACTCATTTTCCACCGATTTAATCTTATTTTCCAGCTACATGCGATGCGTCAGCGAGCACATGAAGGAGCTGAAGCCCTTCGGAGATGTTCCCGACAAGCTTTCCGTGCAAATCAAGCGATCCTTTGTGGCTACGCGCACCTATGGCCAGGCTCTGACCACCGCCTCCGAGGTGGCGAAAAAGGTCCTCAATGTAAGTTAACTAAACGGATATTTCATTCATATTTAATATCATATGTTTGTCTTTTAGGTGCGACTGAATGCCGACTGTACAGGGGCTCTTACCAAGATGCAGCACTGCGGTGCATGCAAGGGTTATACGGAAAAACCTTGTACCAACTACTGTGTGAACGTCATCAAGGGATGCCTGCACTACCAGCACGAGTTCGACAGCGAGTGGGAGAACTTTGCGATGGCCATGGACAAGGTGGCCGAACGGCTGCTGGGATCCTTCAACATTGTGATGGTGGTGGAGCCACTCAACATCAAGATCTCCGAGGCCATCATGAACTTCCAGGTGAGATCCACAGCGGGATAATTGGATGTGCTAGGGGTCATTATCATTAGCATTTGCATAAACCAATCGCAATTTGTAACTCGTTTGGACCAAGCAGCTGCTGGTTAATTTTTATCTCTTGGCCCGTTCGCAGTGGGACTCTAAGTTATGCTCCCATAAAACTGTCAGTGCGTCAGAGTGGTTTACGCGTGGTTAGTTAATACGCATACATTTTAAACGAGTCGCAAAATAATTCAAGGGGGAAACCGTAGAAGATCGTGACGATTGATATGTGAGACTAAGCAAATTTATGGACCTTAGGAAATTCCAGTTTGAGAATTTTTTATGAATAATTTCTTTTGATAGCTGTGAATTATCCTTCCCCCATTTcaactaaatatttatgtaaattcCAAGATTTTACTACCATTAAAATCTAGGCATAAATCTATTAAAAAGGACACAAATAATATGCACCACATTTACACAAAAAGCTAAAGAATAATTTCCACATGGATGGCCATAACTTATTGAATTTTGATTACTGCAATATTTTAAACCTCTCTAGCACCGCTGTCTTTTGTTatgttttgccatttttacGATTTATTTGCACAACATTTGGCCCGCatatgaatttaatttatatttccatttaaaatttatacaTTTCTTTTTTCAACCTCTGATTTTTCTTCTtcgctgtttttgtttggatctattgcttttgttgtttgtgtttcgGCATTTGGCTTTTAATGTGTTTACTTTAGCCggtgtttgttgttgttggtcgACGGCCCCATAAAAggccaaaaatgcaaaatgcgaaatagtattcaattttaattctgaTTTGTTTCCGTTTACCCAATCTCCAAGCTCGTTGAACCGACGAACCGCTTTTGATGATTGCCATCTCCCAGTCGGGTCGACAGTTATGATGAACCGGAGTTGGCTCTTAAGTTCTGGTGCTCCGTACCCCAACCTGACCCAACCTCCGTAATTATATGAACTGTAAACTGCCGAGGAAGAGGCCATTGAAAGAAATAACACACAGGAGATATAGGAGTGCCGATAAGACTGACAAAGCGCTAGCTTCTGTAGAGAGTTGACTCTTCGGGAAGAGGTCTCTGATCGCTCAAGTGGCCCATAATGAGTAGCCGACTGAAATCAATTCTTATCTATTGAATGGGTCAATAAAAACTAGCTATAAATAGCCATTAGGAGGCCAAGCTCAGTGGGGTGTGAATGGAATTGCTGTTGAGTATGGGAAATAATGTGATTTCCCTTGCGCAACTGGTTTCAAAAGTCATCTCAACTCAAGACTttctaatttttataaaattaaaaatattaaatatcagTTCTTTATGTGTTGTCACTTTCAGGAGGGTTAATCAGGTCGTGCTGACTCTTctttatttgtgtttaatcTTACACTTTCTGGTTTATTTCTAGTTAGTTATTGCATAATTATcagattattatttttctttgtattgAGCAACAGTGTATAAGTCTCAAATTAATTCATTACAGGATTCTGGCCAGGACATCACCAATCGCGTATTCCAAGGATGCGGTAGGCCCAAGTTGAAGAAAATGAAGCGCTCCATCAGCCCCAAACTGCAAGGAGTTCAAGTCCTCAACGCAAGGAGTCCTGTGGAGGCGGATACTCTGGACATTGATGAAACGTTGGACGAGGCGATAGTGCTGAGAGAGCGCAGAGCCGCTGAACCCGGCTCGCAGGAGACCTCAGCACAACAGTCTCAAGAGCAGGGAGTTGGAAAGAGTGGAaatggaggaggaggcggtggcggTAACAACAggcggcaacagcaacgtcgaaagcagcagcaacagcgacgTAAACAGCAAAACAATCGTGACGacaacgatgacgatgacaaTGAGAGTGGAGGCGGTGGACGTGAACCGATTCTGGACAGGATCGTCAGGGACATTCGCCAGCGAGTGAAGGACTACAAAAAGTTCTGGTCCAATCTGCCGCACTCGGTTTGCAGCAACGAGGATATAGCCTCCAGTTCCGATGTGGACGGCATGTGCTGGAATGGTCACACAATTGATAGGTAGGCCGAAAAAATTGAATACAATTAGCACAGCCATCTTAAACATATTATATTTTCCAGATACATGCACTCAATTACCACAGAACACGGCTCGAATCCAGAGTTCACTGGCAATCCTGCCAGTACTAAGCAAACAGCTCAAATGGCCTCTCAACTGAGCCATCTGAAGAATGCCATTATCCACCTTCGAAATGCCTACAACGGTCAGGATGTGGAGTGGAGCGAACAAGGTAATATATGCTGGTGATTGGTAATGAgtctttttataaaaccatcCAATCAATCTTTTTGGTTTTACTTACTAACcctttgtttcttttttgttttacagAAGAACTGCCATATGCGGGTAGTGGAGCTGGTTCTGGATCCGGGTCCGAAGACGACGAGGACGATGACGAGGGCTCTGGCCTGGGACCCTTTGAACCCAGCCACAAGCCGGACGTGGAGCGTCCTTCGGTGGATGCAGACAACGACGATGACGAGGACGCCGGTGGACGGGGTCAcatgcccacacacacatctcGGCCGACGAGCGGAGTGGACGACAAGAATCCGCTCATCCACACCACCCACTTCGACCAAGATCACAACGATCTGGATGAGGATCATAGGCAGctggatgaggatgaggacgcGGATACAGGCCATGACGGGGCCAATGACAATCGATCATCCGATGCCCCAGAAAAGATGACGTTGCGTCGCGCTCTGGTTGTTTATCTGCTGCCCCTTTATATGGCGTGGTTCGGTGGCGTCTGCGCCGATTTGCTGTGATTACTCAACGTGCGAAATGCAGCCAAGATGGAGCACGGCTGCATCCCCTACACCTCTCAGTCATTCATCCGTGAAGCAAAATGTTATTAGCAGAACTACATGCTACCCTTATATACGAAATGCGAGTccaaaattttataaaaacttttGATAGTAGCAATCAAAACGCAATCAAGAAAATAGGTAATTTTTCGAATTTTACTCTCGTCAGgaatttttcaaatttgaatTAGATGAAATCTCACTCTAAATCTAAAATTTAAGTTTTGAAAACTCCCAGCTATTGTAAAAATCAGAAAATGCCTGATCTAAAGCGGTTCTTTAATGAGATCCGATAGGAGAAAAAGAAATTAGTGGAGGAGAGAGAATACGTAACGAGCCCATTTTAGTTTAGTAAGCCCTCAAACGCCCCTGTTCCCCCACACTCTAAGTCTAAGTGCGAAATTGTATTTTGTAAGCCAGAGagtgaatgaatgaataaGTGAGTGCGTGTATGTCGCGGGGTGAATGCTTTTACCGAGTGTGAGTGCGAGCGGAGTGCCTGTTCAATGTGATCGTTTAGCAAAAATTAACTATAAACACTTTAGCCCCTAGAGACCTAagcaaaaaacacacaaacacctaaatatttaatttgtattatatttatgCCTACGCGCATATGTAATGTAACCAGCCACAGCACACAATTATCAATAATCCCCGAAATGAAGAGCAATAACTAATTTGTAACTGTAGTCTACTGATAAATCTAAAAAACTGAAGTCTTATTTACGTTAACATGGCCATAGAAAAGCGTCCGAGCCACGGCTTTTGTAATTTTGTAACTTTCGTAGACAGCCCTGACTTTTGCCAGCCATCAAACGCATTTCAAACTAAACTGTGTACAcctacatatttatatttatttttgattttttatcagtttttatatattgtattaaaacaaatggaaaaagaaaaaatacaaaaacgtAACAAAAGAATCGAGTTTCCGCTTTTAATTGTGGGAATTGGTTAAAAAGGTTTTTCAAAAGTTCATTAACTCATGCCCTTAAAAACCGTTACTACAACAGTAGTTGCCAGGCGTTGCCAGAATTTTCAGCTTTCTTCAGCTGTAGGTTTCATCAAAGCTAGAGGTCGCACTTGTGCCAATGTAGAAGTCGTGTGTAAACAAATTGCCGAAAGCGCAGAATTTCTTAACGG
Encoded proteins:
- the LOC6605677 gene encoding glypican-6 — its product is MLHKQQQQQHLHCRRKATATTTARLVIFSSPLLLLLLTTHFPPTLQADNGPAPQVAALAAPNPAGGVAGSSIIDQFSPNCSAVTHIFQARGIDAIEIPQKPSNERVLRYCESPSVGTCCTYNMETRMAMQSRQQLEGHTKDQISRMSGILGSKATKFKDIFTALLKESRTQFNSMFIRTYGVIYERNSYVFSDLFKELETYFANGRVDLLEVMDKFFNTLYQKMFTVLNTQYTFDENYMRCVSEHMKELKPFGDVPDKLSVQIKRSFVATRTYGQALTTASEVAKKVLNVRLNADCTGALTKMQHCGACKGYTEKPCTNYCVNVIKGCLHYQHEFDSEWENFAMAMDKVAERLLGSFNIVMVVEPLNIKISEAIMNFQDSGQDITNRVFQGCGRPKLKKMKRSISPKLQGVQVLNARSPVEADTLDIDETLDEAIVLRERRAAEPGSQETSAQQSQEQGVGKSGNGGGGGGGNNRRQQQRRKQQQQRRKQQNNRDDNDDDDNESGGGGREPILDRIVRDIRQRVKDYKKFWSNLPHSVCSNEDIASSSDVDGMCWNGHTIDRYMHSITTEHGSNPEFTGNPASTKQTAQMASQLSHLKNAIIHLRNAYNGQDVEWSEQEELPYAGSGAGSGSGSEDDEDDDEGSGLGPFEPSHKPDVERPSVDADNDDDEDAGGRGHMPTHTSRPTSGVDDKNPLIHTTHFDQDHNDLDEDHRQLDEDEDADTGHDGANDNRSSDAPEKMTLRRALVVYLLPLYMAWFGGVCADLL